The genome window TAAAATCTGCTTGTTCAAAATTATATTCAAGTGTTTTGTCCCATTTCTTTTGCCAAACGAAGTTTCCAGCAATTTTATCCCAAAATTTTTCAGGCTCCTCGACACTTTTTTTATACGCTTTCTTATATTCAGAAAACGAATTGATTCTAAAATTGTTAATCATTTTAATTTTAATTGTGGTTTTGAATACTAAATATAAAAAAAGCGAATCAATTTATCAAATTAACTCGCTTATATTTTATAAATGAATAAAAACTATTCTATTTTCCTTTATACGGACTTGCATTGTAATATGCTAAAGCAGTTGGTAAGGCTTCCTTTATTTTAGCCATACGCGTAGCATCAGAAGGGTGAGTACTCAAAAATTCTGAAACTCCAGCATTTCCACTTTTCGCAGCCATACGTTCCCAAAAAGGAATTGCTTGAGAAGGGTCATAACCAGCCATCGCCATTAAATACAATCCTGTAACATCAGCATCTAATTCCATTTTACGAGAATAGTTTAGTAAACCAACTTGTGCACCTACAGGATATAATTGTTCAAAAACTTTTGCATATTCTGCATTTCCAATAGATCCACCTACAATTTGTCCTAAACCTTGTGCTGCCATTTGCTGAGAAGCTTGCTCCGCACTATGACCAGCCAAAGCGTGACCAATTTCGTGACCTAAAACAACAGCCAATCCCGTTGCATCTTTGGTAACAGGCAAAATACCTGAATAAACTGCAACTTTACCTCCAGGCATACACCACGCATTTACTTCGTTTGCATTCAACAACGTAAATTGCCATTGATAACCTTGTAATTGAGAAGATATTCCTTTTTCTTGATAATATTTTTCAGCGGCATATTTTAGACGTTCCCCTACTGTTTGCACCATTTTTGCATCAGCAGTACCAGTAATCACTTTACCTTGTTTAAGAACTTGAGAATACTGATTATAAGCTGTCGGAAATAAATCAGCGTTCGATACTAATGACAACGATTTACGTCCTGTAACTGGATTTGTAGCACAAGAAGCTAAGACTAAAGCTCCTGCAGCTGTTAAAATTATTTTCTTCATATTTTTAAGTTTATTTACCGAGTTTCTTTTTGATTTCATTCAATTTCATCAATGCTTCAACAGGTGTTAAAGTATTAATATCTGTGTTCATAATTTCTTCTCGAATCGATTCTAAAATTGGATCATCTAACTGAAAGAAACTTAATTGCATATTATCTTGCGTTATTTTCTCCGTTTTATTCGAGATTCCTTCATCTGTTTTCGTCGCTTCCAAAACTTTCAACACATCATTCGCTCTGTCCACCACTCGTTTCGGCATCCCAGCCATTTTAGCAACATGTATACCAAAACTGTGCTCACTTCCTCCTGGAACTAATTTTCTCAAAAATAATATTGTATCTTTTGTTTCTTTGATACTGACATTAAAGTTTTTGATACGTTCCATCGATTTTGACATTTCATTCAATTCATGATAATGTGTAGCAAACAATGTTTTTGGTTTCAAAGCACTTTGATGTAGGAATTCTGCAATTGCCCAAGCAATTGAAATACCATCGTACGTAGAAGTCCCTCGACCAATTTCATCCAACAAAATCAAACTTCGTTCCGAAATGTTATTTAAAATACTTGCCGTTTCATTCATTTCGACCATAAACGTCGATTCGCCTGACGAAATATTATCTGAAGCACCAACTCGAGTAAAAACTTTGTCAATAATTCCTAAATCTGCTGCTTGTGCTGGAACAAAACTTCCTATTTGCGCCATCAAAACAATCAAAGCAGTTTGACGTAAAAGTGCCGATTTACCAGACATATTTGGTCCAGTAATCATAATAATTTGTTGATGATCTGAATTTAACTCAACATTATTCGACACATATTGTTCACCAATTGGTAATTGTTGCTCAATCACAGCATGACGACCTTCTTTTATATTTAGTTCAAAACCATCATTAAGAGACGGTTTAGTATAATTATTTTTCTCTGCTATTTCTGCAAAAGTTGACAAAACATCCAAAAAAGCAATTGCTTTTGCCGTTTGTTGAATCGGTAAAAGTTTAGTGATAATTTCTTGTAACAATTCAATAAATAATTGATTTTCTATTGCAAGAATTTTTTCTTCTGCACCAAGAATTTGTGTTTCGTACTCTTTTAATTCTTCGGTAATATAACGCTCTGCATTCACCAAAGTTTGCTTACGAATCCATTCTTCTGGCACTTTATCTTTGTGCGTATTTCGAACTTCAATATAATAACCAAACACATTATTGAACGCAATTTTCAAGGACGAAATTCCAGTTCGTTCTGTTTCACGTTGACACATTTGATCCAAATAATCTTTCCCAGAAAACTGAATTTTTCGTAATCGATCCAACTCTTCTGAAACACCTTCTCTAATCACATTTCCTTTTACAATTTGATGCGGAGGTTCGTCAGAAAGTGTATCAAAAATCTTTTGCGTTAAATGATCAATTGGTTCGATTCGAGAAAATAAATCCGAAACTTGTTTGATATTTGATTGTTCAGCAACTTCTTTTATTTCTTCCGAAATTTTAAGACTTTGTGCTAATTGTTGTAATTGACGAGGTGTAATTTTTCCTGTCGAAACTTTTCCAGCCAAACGTTCTAAATCGGTTAATTGACCTAATTTTTCGCGTAGATCGTAACGTAAATCTCCAAATTTGTAGAAATATTCGACAATATTTTGACGACGTTGAATTGATTTCAAATCTTTCAATACCATCACCATCCAACGATTCAATAAACGAGCACCCAT of Empedobacter falsenii contains these proteins:
- a CDS encoding M48 family metallopeptidase, with translation MKKIILTAAGALVLASCATNPVTGRKSLSLVSNADLFPTAYNQYSQVLKQGKVITGTADAKMVQTVGERLKYAAEKYYQEKGISSQLQGYQWQFTLLNANEVNAWCMPGGKVAVYSGILPVTKDATGLAVVLGHEIGHALAGHSAEQASQQMAAQGLGQIVGGSIGNAEYAKVFEQLYPVGAQVGLLNYSRKMELDADVTGLYLMAMAGYDPSQAIPFWERMAAKSGNAGVSEFLSTHPSDATRMAKIKEALPTALAYYNASPYKGK
- the mutS gene encoding DNA mismatch repair protein MutS, encoding MKQYNTIKAKYPDAMLLFRVGDFYETFGEDAVRASRILDIVLTKRANGSDNSALAGFPHHSLNTYLPKLVKAGLRVAICDQLEDPKMVKGIVKRGVTELVTPGVALQDEVLSSKSNNFLMAVHQGDKAFGIALLDVSTGEFLVSEGQEDQVAKIIQSFRPSEVIYQKRVKYNFSDVKSKFLLDDWAFQYDFAIDKLTNLFKTKNLKGFGIEDLKDGIISAGAILAYLDDTHHFEIQHLTSIQRLNQDSFVWMDPFTIRNLELVYSPHPKGVTLLNVLDDTKTPMGARLLNRWMVMVLKDLKSIQRRQNIVEYFYKFGDLRYDLREKLGQLTDLERLAGKVSTGKITPRQLQQLAQSLKISEEIKEVAEQSNIKQVSDLFSRIEPIDHLTQKIFDTLSDEPPHQIVKGNVIREGVSEELDRLRKIQFSGKDYLDQMCQRETERTGISSLKIAFNNVFGYYIEVRNTHKDKVPEEWIRKQTLVNAERYITEELKEYETQILGAEEKILAIENQLFIELLQEIITKLLPIQQTAKAIAFLDVLSTFAEIAEKNNYTKPSLNDGFELNIKEGRHAVIEQQLPIGEQYVSNNVELNSDHQQIIMITGPNMSGKSALLRQTALIVLMAQIGSFVPAQAADLGIIDKVFTRVGASDNISSGESTFMVEMNETASILNNISERSLILLDEIGRGTSTYDGISIAWAIAEFLHQSALKPKTLFATHYHELNEMSKSMERIKNFNVSIKETKDTILFLRKLVPGGSEHSFGIHVAKMAGMPKRVVDRANDVLKVLEATKTDEGISNKTEKITQDNMQLSFFQLDDPILESIREEIMNTDINTLTPVEALMKLNEIKKKLGK